Proteins encoded in a region of the Clostridium beijerinckii genome:
- a CDS encoding AraC family transcriptional regulator — translation MDSLKKMNEALNYIEENLDGIIDFKEVARLAFCSEYHFQRMFSFLAGVSLSEYIRRRRLTLAAFELNDRNVRIIDLAVKYGYKSADSFTRAFQSLHGITPSEARYNGKSLKAYPRMTFRLSIEGGNEMNYRIEEKEAFYIIGIEKRVPIIFNGVNPEIAKMWQSLTVENINELKELSNTEPRGLISASLNFSEGRMEEKGELDHYIGVATTKECPNNLSKLEVAASTWAVFEAVGPFPDTLQNVWGRIYSEWFPSSNYEQTQGPEILWNENKDVTSPTFKSEIWIPVVKKH, via the coding sequence ATGGATTCGTTAAAAAAAATGAATGAAGCATTAAATTATATTGAAGAAAATCTTGATGGAATAATTGATTTTAAAGAAGTAGCAAGACTGGCATTTTGTTCAGAATATCATTTTCAAAGAATGTTTTCTTTTCTTGCGGGTGTTTCGTTATCAGAGTACATTCGTAGAAGACGTCTTACCTTAGCAGCTTTTGAACTTAATGATAGAAATGTAAGAATAATTGATTTAGCTGTTAAATATGGATACAAGTCAGCAGATTCGTTCACAAGAGCGTTTCAAAGTTTACATGGGATAACACCATCAGAGGCTCGGTATAATGGAAAATCATTAAAAGCCTATCCACGAATGACTTTTCGATTATCAATTGAAGGAGGAAATGAAATGAACTATAGAATTGAGGAGAAAGAAGCATTTTATATAATTGGAATAGAAAAAAGGGTTCCTATAATTTTTAATGGAGTAAATCCAGAGATTGCTAAGATGTGGCAAAGCCTAACTGTTGAAAATATTAATGAATTGAAAGAGTTATCTAATACAGAACCAAGAGGGTTAATAAGTGCATCTTTAAATTTTTCAGAAGGACGAATGGAGGAGAAAGGAGAACTTGACCATTATATAGGTGTTGCAACAACAAAAGAGTGTCCCAATAATTTATCAAAACTTGAAGTTGCTGCATCAACATGGGCAGTATTTGAAGCTGTAGGACCATTTCCAGATACATTGCAAAACGTTTGGGGACGCATTTATTCTGAATGGTTTCCATCTTCAAACTATGAACAAACACAAGGACCAGAAATTTTATGGAATGAGAATAAAGATGTAACTTCACCAACATTTAAAAGTGAAATTTGGATACCGGTTGTAAAAAAGCACTAG
- a CDS encoding GNAT family N-acetyltransferase, producing the protein MSERIGMICKLAPQELKGIYTFDKIDSDDIDGLSVSMLDAFKDTVDFNGETIEELNKEICSIVESTFGRFIPDASFQIKQNGEIAAVVLISLFKGKPFVSELFTVKKYLKQGMASNLLKKSINVLMNLGYDDLILYVHPENVDAVNLYKKIGFVEL; encoded by the coding sequence ATGAGTGAAAGAATAGGCATGATTTGCAAACTTGCACCACAAGAACTAAAAGGAATTTATACATTTGATAAGATAGATTCTGATGATATAGATGGATTATCAGTTTCTATGTTAGACGCATTTAAAGATACAGTAGACTTCAATGGTGAAACAATAGAAGAGTTAAATAAGGAGATTTGTAGTATTGTTGAAAGTACTTTTGGCAGATTTATTCCAGATGCTTCATTTCAAATTAAACAAAATGGAGAAATTGCTGCTGTAGTTCTTATTAGTTTATTTAAAGGTAAACCATTTGTTTCAGAATTATTTACAGTTAAGAAATATTTGAAACAGGGGATGGCAAGTAATCTTTTGAAAAAAAGTATAAATGTATTAATGAATTTAGGATACGATGATTTAATCTTATATGTGCACCCTGAAAATGTAGATGCTGTAAATCTTTATAAAAAAATTGGATTTGTAGAATTATAA
- a CDS encoding ABC transporter substrate-binding protein, translated as MKLKNKFLSLFLIIILAMSTLFGCGNKTATMTDREGNSFKLPEKVNTIISTAPSNTEILVGLGLSDKLVAIDKYSSDVDGINKDLPKIDFKNPDAETLVSLKPDIIIASGHNKTGSEDPFAAVKEAGIPVVYIPTSSSIEDLYKDIDFISKITGTEKKGDEMTANLKDEISSIKKIGDTITDKKNVYFEIGSTSGLYSFGNNTFLNEMIEIVGAKNIFANENSWISPSPEAVVKANPDVILTNEPISNAIDNIKTRDGFQEVTAVKNNKVFAIDNNSSSRPSQNILKALKQIAKAIYPEEYANV; from the coding sequence ATGAAACTAAAAAATAAATTTTTATCACTCTTTTTAATAATTATATTAGCTATGAGTACACTTTTCGGTTGTGGTAATAAGACTGCAACAATGACAGATAGAGAAGGTAACAGCTTTAAGCTTCCTGAAAAAGTAAATACTATAATATCTACAGCGCCATCAAATACCGAAATATTAGTTGGGCTAGGACTTTCAGATAAGTTAGTAGCTATAGACAAATATTCGTCAGATGTGGATGGTATTAATAAAGATTTACCTAAAATTGACTTTAAGAATCCAGATGCTGAAACTCTTGTGAGTTTAAAGCCTGACATAATAATAGCTTCAGGACATAATAAAACTGGGAGTGAAGACCCCTTTGCAGCTGTTAAAGAAGCTGGAATTCCTGTTGTATACATACCTACAAGTTCAAGCATAGAGGACCTTTATAAAGATATTGACTTTATATCAAAAATCACTGGTACTGAGAAAAAAGGTGATGAGATGACAGCTAATTTAAAGGATGAAATAAGTTCAATAAAGAAAATTGGAGATACTATTACTGATAAGAAAAATGTATATTTTGAAATAGGGTCAACTTCAGGTTTATATAGTTTTGGTAATAATACATTTTTAAATGAAATGATTGAAATTGTAGGCGCCAAAAATATCTTTGCTAATGAAAATTCGTGGATATCTCCAAGTCCTGAAGCTGTAGTAAAGGCTAATCCTGATGTAATACTTACAAATGAACCTATAAGTAATGCTATCGATAATATAAAAACTCGTGATGGTTTTCAAGAAGTTACTGCAGTTAAAAACAATAAAGTCTTTGCTATTGATAATAATTCCTCTTCCAGACCATCACAAAATATACTGAAAGCACTTAAACAAATAGCAAAAGCTATTTATCCTGAGGAATATGCAAATGTATAA
- a CDS encoding ABC transporter ATP-binding protein, with protein MLELKNFSCGYDKIDIIKNITFKAKRGEILCIVGPNGCGKSTLLKAIGRLIEYKGTLTFDSKDIKNLPVKEFAKHVALMTQSNNVYFPYTVYETVALGRYAYLKGALSSLSKEDDLTVMKAIKSVGLIDLKDKLISELSGGQLQRVFIAKAFAQDPEIILLDEPTNHLDLKYQIEILEYLNLWAKENNKIVIAVLHDLNLSNLFGEKIILLSHGEIVSQGTPKEVFLEDNLKNVYNIDVKNFMISALKQWQ; from the coding sequence TTGTTAGAACTTAAGAATTTTTCTTGTGGATATGACAAAATAGATATCATAAAGAATATAACCTTTAAAGCTAAAAGAGGAGAAATTCTTTGCATAGTTGGTCCAAATGGATGCGGAAAAAGTACGCTTTTAAAAGCTATAGGCAGACTCATTGAATATAAAGGAACACTAACATTTGATTCAAAGGATATAAAAAATTTACCTGTGAAGGAATTTGCAAAACACGTTGCACTTATGACTCAAAGCAACAATGTTTACTTTCCTTACACAGTTTATGAAACTGTTGCTTTAGGCAGATATGCTTATTTGAAAGGGGCTTTATCCTCTTTAAGTAAAGAAGATGATTTAACCGTAATGAAAGCTATAAAAAGTGTTGGCCTTATAGATTTAAAAGATAAACTTATAAGTGAATTATCTGGCGGCCAGCTTCAAAGGGTCTTCATAGCAAAAGCCTTTGCCCAAGATCCAGAAATTATTTTATTAGATGAACCAACAAATCATCTTGATTTAAAATATCAAATTGAGATCCTAGAATATTTAAACCTTTGGGCAAAAGAAAATAATAAAATTGTAATAGCTGTATTACATGATTTAAATTTATCTAACTTATTTGGTGAGAAAATTATATTACTAAGCCATGGCGAAATAGTCAGCCAAGGTACACCTAAAGAAGTATTTCTAGAAGATAACTTAAAAAATGTATATAATATAGACGTGAAAAATTTCATGATTAGTGCTTTAAAGCAGTGGCAATAA
- a CDS encoding FecCD family ABC transporter permease: MYKKIIILLIPLTFLILCIGTSIGSSDTSLIHIASIIGYKVLRIPLLKEINPNDVAIIWNLRLPRVFLAFLVGASLSVSGAVVQSLLRNPLASPYTLGVSSGASLGVGFLIISGFSMPILGRLTLPLTGFLCGLLTVFIIIKFAYKVDNSMSTSTIILSGMVFSLFCSAILTTVTALYSEDIKSIALWEMGSFSMKGWSYVQMGIPFFIIGIIGVMRYCTEMDILSFGEDQAKSVGVDVNTIKTRLLIFSAILTGSAVALSGIIGFVDLIIPHLVRRIIGAKHKYVIPVCIVLGGCFMVITDLVARIIIIPSELPVGAITALIGAPFFAYIYFNKAHERK; this comes from the coding sequence ATGTATAAAAAAATTATCATATTATTAATACCCTTAACATTTTTAATTTTATGTATCGGAACTTCTATTGGAAGTTCTGATACCAGCTTAATCCATATTGCATCGATAATTGGATATAAAGTTTTAAGAATTCCACTACTTAAAGAGATTAACCCTAATGATGTGGCGATAATTTGGAATTTAAGATTACCTAGAGTGTTTTTAGCCTTTCTTGTAGGTGCTTCCTTATCAGTTAGTGGTGCTGTGGTTCAATCATTACTTAGAAATCCACTCGCTTCACCCTATACCTTAGGAGTATCTTCTGGTGCTTCTCTTGGAGTTGGATTTCTTATAATATCTGGTTTTTCAATGCCTATACTCGGCAGGCTTACTCTTCCTTTAACAGGCTTTTTATGTGGGCTTTTGACTGTATTTATTATCATAAAATTTGCCTACAAAGTTGATAACAGCATGTCAACTTCAACTATAATTTTATCTGGTATGGTTTTTTCTTTATTTTGCAGTGCAATACTTACAACTGTAACAGCCTTATATAGTGAAGATATAAAAAGCATAGCTCTTTGGGAAATGGGTTCTTTCTCTATGAAGGGATGGTCATATGTACAAATGGGAATACCCTTCTTTATAATTGGAATAATTGGTGTCATGCGCTACTGCACTGAAATGGATATATTATCTTTTGGTGAAGATCAAGCAAAATCAGTTGGAGTAGATGTTAATACCATAAAGACTAGACTTCTTATTTTCTCTGCTATATTAACGGGTTCTGCTGTAGCCTTAAGTGGAATTATTGGTTTTGTGGATTTAATAATTCCTCACTTAGTAAGAAGAATCATTGGAGCAAAGCATAAATATGTGATTCCTGTATGCATAGTTTTAGGCGGCTGCTTTATGGTGATTACTGATCTAGTAGCAAGAATAATTATAATACCATCAGAATTGCCAGTTGGTGCTATTACTGCTCTGATTGGAGCTCCATTTTTTGCATACATATATTTTAATAAGGCACATGAAAGAAAATAA